Proteins encoded by one window of Lathyrus oleraceus cultivar Zhongwan6 chromosome 1, CAAS_Psat_ZW6_1.0, whole genome shotgun sequence:
- the LOC127074978 gene encoding berberine bridge enzyme-like 21 — MAKPILFSLSFFLLTVFYTSLAAPPASESFYTTFLNCLKQNNTDPSISNIVFPQSNPSFSTVLQNYIRNARFNTSSTSKPLIIVTPKQTSHIQSTVICAKTVNVQIKIRSGGHDYEGISYISNQSPFIILDMFNLRTINVDIQNEVAFIQAGATLGEVYYRIYEKSKVHGFPAGVCPTVGVGGHFSGGGYGTMLRKYGLSTDNIIDAEIVDVKGRLLNRKSMGEDLFWAIRGGGGASFGVVLSYTVKLVSVPETVTVFRIEKTLEQNATDLVVQWQQVAPTTDNRLFMRLLLQPISSKTVKGTKTLRASVVALFLGGAEELVGILGKEFPLLGLKKTDCLELSWINSVLWYNNANEFKNGAKPESLLDRNLNSASFGKRKSDYVQKAIPKDGLNLIWKKMIELGKVGFVFNPYGGRMDEIPADATPFPHRAGNLFKIQFSVNWDDPAPNATLNYLNQAKSLYSFMEPYVSKNPRSAYINYRDLDIGINSFGKNSYEEGKVYGAKYFNNNFDRLVKIKTAVDPDNFFRNEQSIPVLAGKV; from the coding sequence ATGGCAAAACCAATActattttctctctcttttttccTTCTAACTGTTTTCTATACATCCTTAGCAGCACCACCTGCATCAGAATCTTTCTACACAACTTTCCTTAACTGCCtcaaacaaaacaacacagatCCATCTATCTCCAACATTGTTTTCCCACAATCAAACCCTTCCTTTTCCACTGTCCTTCAAAACTACATCCGTAACGCGCGTTTCAACACATCCTCAACTTCCAAACCATTAATCATTGTTACTCCAAAACAAACCTCTCATATTCAATCCACAGTTATCTGCGCTAAAACAGTTAACGTTCAAATCAAAATCAGAAGTGGGGGCCATGATTACGAGGGTATTTCTTACATCTCAAACCAATCACCCTTTatcatccttgatatgttcaatCTAAGAACAATCAATGTTGATATACAAAACGAAGTTGCTTTTATTCAAGCTGGTGCTACTCTTGGTGAAGTTTATTATAGAATTTACGAAAAGAGTAAAGTTCATGGCTTTCCTGCTGGTGTGTGCCCAACTGTTGGCGTTGGTGGTCACTTTAGTGGTGGAGGGTATGGTACCATGTTGAGAAAATATGGTCTTTCTACTGATAATATCATTGATGCTGAAATTGTTGATGTTAAAGGAAGGCTTTTGAATAGGAAATCAATGGGAGAAGATCTTTTTTGGGCTATAAGAGGTGGTGGTGGTGCTAGTTTTGGTGTTGTTTTATCTTATACTGTTAAATTAGTATCGGTTCCTGAAACTGTTACTGTTTTCAGAATTGAGAAAACTTTGGAACAGAATGCCACTGATCTCGTTGTTCAATGGCAACAAGTTGCTCCAACTACTGATAATAGACTTTTCATGAGGCTTCTCTTGCAGCCTATAAGTTCCAAGACTGTCAAAGGAACAAAAACTCTTAGAGCTTCTGTTGTTGCTTTGTTCCTCGGAGGCGCCGAGGAACTAGTGGGAATTCTAGGTAAAGAATTCCCACTTTTAGGATTGAAGAAAACAGATTGTCTTGAATTGAGTTGGATTAATTCTGTTCTTTGGTACAACAACGCCAACGAATTCAAAAACGGTGCGAAACCGGAGAGTCTTTTGGATAGGAATCTGAATTCAGCGAGTTTCGGGAAGAGAAAATCTGATTATGTTCAGAAAGCTATTCCAAAAGATGGATTGAATTTGATATGGAAAAAGATGATTGAGTTAGGAAAAGTTGGATTTGTTTTCAATCCTTATGGTGGAAGAATGGACGAGATTCCGGCCGACGCGACGCCTTTTCCTCATCGTGCCGGGAACTTGTTCAAAATTCAATTTTCAGTGAATTGGGATGATCCAGCACCTAATGCTACATTGAATTATTTGAATCAAGCTAAGAGTCTTTATAGTTTCATGGAACCTTATGTGTCAAAGAATCCAAGAAGTGCTTATATAAACTATAGAGATCTTGATATTGGGATCAATAGTTTTGGTAAGAATAGTTATGAAGAAGGTAAAGTTTATGGTGCTAAGTATTTCAACAATAATTTTGATAGGTTGGTTAAGATTAAAACTGCTGTTGATCCTGATAATTTTTTCAGAAATGAACAAAGTATTCCTGTTCTTGCTGGAAAGGTTTAG